The genomic stretch AATTGGAATTTTAGATACAGAGAAAAAAGAATATAAAGAAATAATAATAGAATAATAATAAAAATAAAAAGTTAAAAAATTAAAAATAAAAATATGGGTGAAAATGATGGTTAGAGTTCTGTTAATAGGAGGAGGAGCAAGAGAGAGTGCTATAGCATATACACTAAAAAAGAATGATGAAGTTAAATTATACACTTTAATGAAAAATAAAAACCCAGGAATTGCAAGATTATCAGAAGAGATTAAATTAGCAAAAGAAACTGATTTAAATGAAGTTAAATCATTTACTGAAAAAGTTAAGCCAGATTTAGCAGTTGTAGGTCCAGAGGCTCCATTAGAGGCAGGAGTTGTTGATCTATTAGAGGATATGGGTATTCCAACTGTTGGCCCAAAAAAAGTAGCGGCTCAAATAGAAACAAACAAAGAATTTATGAGAAATTTATTAAAAAAATATAATATAAAAGGTTCTTTAATGTTTAAAGCTTTTGAAGAGTATGGAGAAGAGTTAGAGAGTTTTATAGATGAACTTACTGAAAAAGGAATAAAGGCAGTTGTTAAACCAGTTGGATTAACTGGAGGAAAAGGAGTTAAAGTCGTGGGAGAGCAATTAAAAGACAATGAGGAAGCAAAAAAATATGCTAAGGAGATTTTTGAGACAGGATTAGGAGGAGGAAAGGTTTTAATTGAGGAAAAGTTAGAAGGGGTTGAATTTACATTACACGGATTTGTTGATATTGACAGTATAAAATTCACCCCATTTGTTCAAGATCATCCACATGCATTGGAGGGAGATAAAGGTAGTATAACTGGAGGTATGGGTTCTTACTCATGCCCAGATCATAATTTACCATTCATGACAGAGGAAGATGTAAAATTGGCAAAAGAGATTATGGAAGGAACTGTTAAGGCATTAAAAGAAGAAGTTGGTGGATACAAAGGAATTCTATATGGACAGTTTATGCTAACTAAGGATGGGCCTAAGATTATTGAATACAACGCAAGATTTGGAGATCCTGAGGCAATGAATATATTGGCAATATTAAAAAATGACTTCTTAGAAATTTGTGATGCAATAGTCAATAAAA from Methanocaldococcus lauensis encodes the following:
- the purD gene encoding phosphoribosylamine--glycine ligase; this translates as MVRVLLIGGGARESAIAYTLKKNDEVKLYTLMKNKNPGIARLSEEIKLAKETDLNEVKSFTEKVKPDLAVVGPEAPLEAGVVDLLEDMGIPTVGPKKVAAQIETNKEFMRNLLKKYNIKGSLMFKAFEEYGEELESFIDELTEKGIKAVVKPVGLTGGKGVKVVGEQLKDNEEAKKYAKEIFETGLGGGKVLIEEKLEGVEFTLHGFVDIDSIKFTPFVQDHPHALEGDKGSITGGMGSYSCPDHNLPFMTEEDVKLAKEIMEGTVKALKEEVGGYKGILYGQFMLTKDGPKIIEYNARFGDPEAMNILAILKNDFLEICDAIVNKKLKNVDVEFENKATVCKYVVPKGYPDNPVKGEPITVDEESIEKLGAILHYASVNEENGTIYMTGSRAVAVIGVANTIEEAEKIAEEATKYIKGEVYHRSDIGKKELIKKRIETMRQLRGF